From one Trueperella pyogenes genomic stretch:
- a CDS encoding SLC13 family permease, which translates to MSTPDLLKDSPISAGSQDHTDETIMPQGRPWLRHLGGLSLGVVAGIAVMMGVWWMTEAIPLAATALVPVTLFPIFGIMSFKDAGAAYASSTIFLFMGGFFLALAMQRWNFHRRLALTIVKAIGTKPSRLVLGFMVATGFLSMWVSNTATAVMMLPIGISVLATVGHVNDDDGPRLSNFGTALMLGIAYAASIASLSTLIGTPPNALLRGYLQDTHNITLSFGNWMLFATPMAWLFLLIAWQVLIRVYKPEVKEIPGGKELIERELRDMGPMSAQEKIVGLIFVMAALSWIVIPTVWPKGPISDSTIAMVLALVLFIAPAKPSQGVAILDWDTAKHIPWDVLLLFGGGLALSAAFGTSGLSSWIGEVAGSMAGLPIILIIVGVAAIVIFLTEMTSNTATAAAFLPIIGAVAIGMGVDVQLLVIPVALAATCAFMLPVATPPNAIAYGSGYITIAQMVKAGVWLNIIGVLLIAAWTVAFGPLLLGFSL; encoded by the coding sequence ATGAGCACACCAGATCTTCTCAAAGACTCCCCCATATCGGCCGGCTCGCAGGATCACACCGACGAAACCATCATGCCCCAAGGGCGCCCCTGGCTGCGCCACCTCGGCGGCCTGAGCCTCGGCGTCGTCGCCGGCATCGCCGTCATGATGGGCGTGTGGTGGATGACCGAAGCCATCCCGCTCGCCGCCACCGCCCTCGTCCCGGTCACGCTCTTCCCAATTTTTGGCATCATGAGCTTTAAGGACGCCGGCGCCGCCTACGCGTCGTCGACGATCTTCCTCTTCATGGGCGGCTTCTTCCTCGCGCTGGCCATGCAGCGCTGGAACTTTCACCGCCGCCTGGCGCTCACGATCGTCAAAGCGATTGGCACTAAACCTTCCCGGCTCGTACTGGGCTTCATGGTGGCCACCGGTTTCCTGTCCATGTGGGTGTCGAATACGGCTACCGCGGTGATGATGCTCCCGATCGGCATCTCGGTTCTCGCCACGGTCGGCCACGTGAACGACGACGACGGCCCACGGCTATCCAACTTCGGCACCGCACTCATGCTCGGCATCGCATACGCAGCCTCCATCGCCTCACTGTCGACCCTGATCGGTACCCCGCCGAACGCCCTCCTGCGCGGCTATCTCCAAGATACGCACAACATCACCCTGTCCTTCGGCAACTGGATGCTCTTCGCGACGCCGATGGCCTGGCTTTTCCTCCTCATCGCCTGGCAGGTGCTCATTCGGGTCTACAAGCCTGAAGTTAAGGAGATTCCGGGCGGCAAAGAGCTCATCGAGCGCGAACTGCGCGACATGGGGCCGATGTCGGCGCAGGAAAAGATCGTTGGCCTGATCTTCGTTATGGCCGCCCTGTCCTGGATCGTCATCCCGACCGTGTGGCCCAAGGGTCCCATCTCCGACTCCACGATCGCGATGGTCCTGGCCCTGGTTTTGTTCATCGCCCCGGCGAAGCCGTCCCAGGGCGTCGCCATTCTTGACTGGGACACCGCCAAGCACATTCCGTGGGATGTGCTCCTGCTCTTCGGCGGCGGCTTGGCACTATCGGCGGCGTTTGGCACCTCCGGCCTGTCCTCGTGGATCGGCGAGGTGGCCGGCTCCATGGCCGGCCTGCCGATCATTTTGATCATCGTGGGGGTGGCGGCGATCGTCATCTTCTTGACCGAAATGACGTCCAACACCGCCACCGCCGCCGCGTTCTTGCCGATCATCGGTGCCGTGGCGATCGGCATGGGCGTGGACGTGCAGTTGCTAGTCATCCCGGTCGCCCTCGCGGCTACCTGCGCTTTCATGCTTCCCGTGGCGACGCCGCCAAACGCGATCGCCTATGGTTCTGGCTACATCACGATTGCCCAGATGGTGAAGGCCGGAGTGTGGCTAAATATCATCGGCGTCCTGCTCATAGCGGCATGGACGGTGGCTTTCGGGCCGCTGTTGCTCGGGTTTAGCTTGTAG